The nucleotide sequence ATTACACCTTTTGATGGAAAAGATCTATGAATGCTTTTGAGAGCATTTGAGCACATTTGAATGCAAAAGGTTGTCAAAATTTTCTGGTAGGGAGCAAGCTCCATTCTCAGCCAAAAGTGGTCCTGCTCTAATTAAGTATTTTTaatctccttgtccttttccactgCGAACCtcaaccttatgatacaatgataaccgttcttaaatattcacttctgacatttgatccacttggcccacctcattctccagcaccagatccagcaaggcctccttcctcactgggcaGAAACATCCTGGCCTAGAAAATTCAGAAGCTCTTCTCTTTCTCTTGCCTTTGCATTATTAGTATCCCAGTTTGTTTAAGGGTAAATAAATTAAATCCTGGAAATGTTgtaattttactctgtattttaCAGGGAGTCAGCAGGAATCAGAGAGAACACTGGGAGCGcaaatcaaaaaaaaatcaaagagtgACATCAAAGGATGGCAGGTAGGTGGTTAATTGTTCTGAGATCCTAGGGGTAAGGAAAAATATCAGGAGTGaagtaagtataacagtaagAAAATTAATAAGAGTATTGGCACAGAGCAGGCATAATAGCATTAATTGAAaataatcccccactatcaacatcctgggggggttaccattgaccagaaactgaactggactggccatataaatactgtggctacaagagcaggtcagaggctaggaagcctgcgacgagtaactcacctcctgactccctaaagtctgttcaccatctataaagcacatgtcagtagtgtgatggaatacaccccaattgcctggatgagtgcagctcccacaacactgaagaagcttgacaccataaaggacaaagtagcctacttggttggcaccccatccacaaacatccactacctcccccaccgacacactaacagcagtgtgtaccatccacaagatgcactgcagtaatcacaaaagcttcttttgacagtaccttccaaactcgtAATCattaccatcgagaaggacaagggcagcagatagatgggaacaccaccagctggaaattcccctgcaaaccactcaccatcctgacttggaaatatatcaccgttccttcattgttgctgggtcaaaatcctggaactcccttcctaacagcactgtgggtgtacctacagggACAGTGAAAGGGTGGGGCTAGGGACAGGGGTCTAGCTACAGGGGGCAGGGTAGGAGATGACTTAGCGGGTGACGGAAGTACGCTATGAGCACGTGTCTCTGACGCCCAGTCTCTGTTGACGGTGTCAGCTCTCAATCCCCGAATCGGAGAGCAGAGGTTGGAAACATAAACTCAGGATGCCCCGTGGAAGCCGGAGTCGAGCAAGGTGAGGGTTGCATTAAACCGCCCGGCCGGGTGGGCCCAGGTCCGGGGGTCGGACTGAGTCCAGGTCCGCGTTTCGGTCGCCGTTTCCCTGAAGGACGAGCCGAGGTCACCGGTTCAAATCCAGGCCTCGGCCTCGGCCTCGGCCTAATGATTCAAACCGCCTTTCTCTAGTTCAGAGAGTTGGGTCCGCGGCGCAGACAGCAGCTGGAGGGAGGACAGAAGGACCGCAAGaaacccccctctccccatctcaccccccctcacctcccgaTCTCACCGCCGCCCCCGATCTCCCCCGATTCCCGTCTTCGCCCACCGCCACAACtctctcccatttctctctccctcccccctcgtccaccccaccaccactactcACTCCCATCTCACCCCCTTTCCCTCCAAGCTCACCGCCCCCCGATctcacccccccatctccccgcgactcccatctccccccacagccccccccgcccccgcactcccatctctctctcccacccaccccgccaactccaccacaccaccaccactactCACTCCCATCTCATTCCCCCCTACACCTCGgttcctctcccctcccacactgactctggggTTAGTGCACCCAGACACTGCTTACTAATgatttgttttctttattttgtAGCCGTCCAGCTCCCACTCGTGCTCCTGTCCCTGTTCGCCCTCCACCAGCTGCAGTTGCTCCTGCCCCAATGCAGCCCCAGCAGCCAGGACTGATGGCACAGATGGCAAGCACAGCAGCTGGTGTGGCGGTGGGTTCAGCGGTCGGCCATGTGATGGGGAGTGCGCTGACTGGGGCCTTCAGTGGAGGAAGCAGCTCAGAACCA is from Carcharodon carcharias isolate sCarCar2 chromosome 13, sCarCar2.pri, whole genome shotgun sequence and encodes:
- the chchd10 gene encoding coiled-coil-helix-coiled-coil-helix domain-containing protein 10, mitochondrial encodes the protein MPRGSRSRASRPAPTRAPVPVRPPPAAVAPAPMQPQQPGLMAQMASTAAGVAVGSAVGHVMGSALTGAFSGGSSSEPAKADVTYQEPPLAAAPARPQTQQNMPCQFEMRQFLECAQNQHDLTLCDGFNEVLKQCKLSHGLS